From one Montipora capricornis isolate CH-2021 chromosome 10, ASM3666992v2, whole genome shotgun sequence genomic stretch:
- the LOC138021458 gene encoding melatonin receptor type 1A-like produces the protein MASVLQSRNVFTVVVEVSALIVLNLLSLMGNTLVCMSVYRNTGLRTTTNLYIIALAISDLLSAVFVMPFVTSVLVSGHWIFGEVICNVLAFFSAFIIYVSPVTMGLTALNRYVRMCRPDREYQRFFSTKKSLTLLVSVWVIVACYSGLPNIIGLRKNTFFPNIASCAIDHLSESGRLIHYCIVVSLFLLTPLTITIFSYVKVAKKIQHHKTEISFLRQNSPIISAREIRISKSLFVVVFAFMICWIPFWIIVLLMRFHLVLPRNVKLLSFFFLYLSNTINPLIYAGMNRCFRREFRKIICERKKKVRDRITNETPQINTNNVPQELDERHLGNLTIML, from the coding sequence ATGGCGAGTGTTCTGCAGTCCAGGAACGTTTTCACAGTTGTCGTAGAAGTCAGCGCGTTAATTGTCTTGAATCTTCTGTCCCTTATGGGAAACACCTTGGTTTGTATGTCCGTATACAGAAACACCGGATTGCGAACAACAACGAATCTTTACATCATCGCGCTGGCAATAAGCGATTTACTATCGGCTGTATTTGTAATGCCGTTTGTGACATCTGTTCTTGTTAGCGGCCACTGGATTTTTGGTGAAGTTATTTGTAATGTTCTTGCTTTCTTCAGTGCGTTTATCATCTACGTTTCACCAGTAACAATGGGACTGACAGCCCTCAATCGTTATGTGCGAATGTGCAGACCAGACCGGGAATATCAGAGGTTCTTTTCAACGAAAAAGTCATTGACACTTCTAGTGTCTGTTTGGGTGATTGTCGCCTGTTACAGTGGCCTCCCAAACATAATTGGTCTTCGAAAGAACACGTTTTTCCCGAATATTGCCTCATGTGCCATTGATCATCTCAGCGAAAGTGGCAGACTGATACACTATTGTATCGTTGTCTCTTTGTTCTTGTTAACGCCTTTAACCATCACCATCTTTAGCTACGtgaaagttgcgaaaaaaaTCCAGCAccacaaaactgaaatttcattCTTGCGACAAAACTCGCCGATCATCAGTGCCCGAGAGATAAGAATTAGTAAATCTCTTTTTGTAGTTGTTTTCGCTTTCATGATCTGTTGGATTCCCTTTTGGATCATTGTCCTTTTAATGCGCTTCCATTTGGTTCTCCCACGAAATGTGAAGCTCCtatctttctttttcctttactTATCCAATACGATCAATCCATTAATTTACGCTGGTATGAACCGTTGTTTCAGAAGAGAATTCCGCAAAATTATATGTGAGCGTAAGAAGAAAGTTCGGGATCGCATAACTAATGAAACTCCTCAGATAAATACGAATAATGTTCCTCAAGAACTTGACGAACGGCATCTTGGTAATCTCACTATAATGCTTTAA
- the LOC138021859 gene encoding melatonin receptor type 1A-like, translating to MASVLQSRNVFVVVVEVSALIVLNLLSLMGNTLVCMSVYRNTRLRTTTNLYIIALAISDLLSAVFVMPFVTSVLVSGHWIFGEVICNVLAFFSAFIIYVSPVTMGLTALNRYVRMCRPDREYQRFFSTKKSLTLLVSVWVIVACYSGLPNIVGLRKNTFFPNIASCAIVHLSESGRLIHYCIVVSLFLLTPLTITIFSYVKVAKKIQHHKTEISFLRQNSPIISAREIRISKSLFVVGFAFMLCWIPFWIIVLLMRFHLVEKLPRNVKLLSFFFLYLSNTINPLIYAGMNRCFRREFRKIIFERKKKVPDRITNKTPQINTNNVPQELDERHLGNFTISNALSVDHDKKE from the coding sequence ATGGCCAGTGTTCTGCAGTCCAGGAACGTTTTCGTAGTTGTCGTAGAAGTCAGCGCGTTAATTGTCTTGAATCTTCTGTCCCTTATGGGAAACACCTTGGTTTGTATGTCCGTATACAGAAACACACGATTGCGAACAACAACGAATCTTTACATCATCGCGCTGGCAATAAGCGATTTACTATCGGCTGTATTTGTAATGCCGTTTGTGACATCTGTTCTTGTTAGCGGCCATTGGATTTTTGGTGAAGTTATTTGTAATGTTCTTGCTTTCTTCAGTGCGTTTATCATCTACGTTTCACCAGTAACAATGGGACTGACAGCCCTCAATCGTTATGTGCGAATGTGCAGACCAGACCGGGAATATCAGAGGTTCTTTTCAACGAAAAAATCATTGACACTTCTAGTGTCTGTTTGGGTGATTGTCGCCTGTTACAGTGGTCTCCCAAACATAGTTGGTCTTCGAAAGAACACGTTTTTCCCGAATATTGCCTCATGTGCCATTGTTCATCTCAGCGAAAGTGGCAGACTGATACACTATTGTATCGTTGTCTCTTTGTTCTTGTTAACGCCTTTAACCATCACCATCTTTAGCTACGtgaaagttgcgaaaaaaaTCCAGCAccacaaaactgaaatttcattCTTGCGACAAAACTCGCCGATCATCAGTGCCCGAGAGATAAGAATTAGTAAATCTCTTTTTGTAGTTGGTTTCGCTTTCATGCTCTGTTGGATTCCCTTTTGGATCATTGTCCTTTTAATGCGCTTCCATTTGGTTGAAAAGCTGCCACGAAATGTGAAGCTCCtatctttctttttcctttactTATCCAATACGATCAATCCATTAATTTACGCTGGTATGAACCGTTGTTTCAGAAGAGAATTCCGCAAAATTATTTTTGAGCGTAAGAAGAAAGTTCCGGATCGCATAACTAATAAAACTCCTCAGATAAATACGAATAATGTTCCACAAGAACTTGACGAAAGGCATCTTGGTAATTTCACTATCAGTAATGCTTTAAGTGTTGATCACGATAAAAAAGAATGA